A window of the Streptomyces luomodiensis genome harbors these coding sequences:
- a CDS encoding pilus assembly protein TadG-related protein, with protein sequence MKSPTHPHLTLLCAEATKKGDRGQVTAFVVGVAAALWLFTGIVVDGGLALAGKARALDVAQEAARAGAQQLDIGRLRSTQDVRLLTGKAARTATAYVTATGDVGQAKVRGDEVTVKVTHRQPAHILQLVGIRALTVTAHATVRAERANP encoded by the coding sequence GTGAAATCTCCCACGCACCCGCACCTGACACTCTTGTGCGCGGAGGCGACCAAGAAGGGAGACCGCGGACAGGTCACCGCATTCGTCGTCGGCGTGGCGGCAGCACTGTGGCTGTTCACGGGAATCGTCGTCGACGGTGGATTGGCCTTGGCCGGCAAGGCACGAGCCCTGGACGTGGCGCAGGAGGCGGCCCGCGCCGGCGCCCAGCAACTGGACATCGGCCGACTCCGCAGCACCCAGGACGTCCGGCTCCTGACCGGCAAGGCGGCCCGGACCGCTACCGCATACGTCACCGCCACCGGCGACGTTGGCCAGGCGAAGGTGCGTGGCGATGAGGTCACCGTGAAGGTCACTCACCGCCAGCCCGCTCACATCCTGCAGCTGGTCGGCATTCGCGCTCTGACCGTCACAGCCCATGCCACCGTGCGCGCCGAACGCGCCAACCCGTAG
- a CDS encoding TadE/TadG family type IV pilus assembly protein, giving the protein MSKGTGTAPTPTDGGSAAVELVLLTPLLVLILMTVVALGRLADARLVVADAAHQAARAASIARTETEARTSARSTVHAALHQAGATCSRPAVALTTSGLKPGTTATVKVTCTVALGDLTHTGMPGRMTLQDTAYSPVDVHRSAP; this is encoded by the coding sequence GTGAGCAAGGGAACAGGCACCGCCCCGACCCCGACGGATGGCGGCTCGGCCGCCGTGGAGCTCGTCCTGCTCACCCCACTCCTCGTGCTCATCTTGATGACCGTCGTCGCGTTGGGACGGCTGGCAGACGCCCGGCTCGTCGTTGCGGACGCCGCTCACCAGGCCGCCCGCGCAGCCTCCATCGCCCGCACCGAAACCGAAGCCCGCACCAGCGCCCGCAGCACCGTCCACGCCGCACTCCACCAAGCAGGCGCCACATGCTCACGCCCCGCGGTCGCCCTCACCACGAGCGGACTTAAGCCAGGCACCACTGCCACCGTGAAAGTCACTTGCACCGTCGCCCTGGGGGACCTCACCCATACCGGCATGCCCGGCCGGATGACCCTCCAGGACACCGCCTATTCGCCAGTCGACGTTCACCGGAGCGCACCGTGA
- a CDS encoding TadE family protein, producing the protein MPHRLREVHADRGAATTQLVIVVPTLLVLAILVVQFALAWHARHIAQYTAERALAAARVQHGSAAAGQTQALRSLSQLGTHVLTSPSVTVRRTSTQATVRVQGKVMPVLPGLRLTASGTASGAVERITLPAGEHS; encoded by the coding sequence TTGCCGCACCGACTACGAGAAGTCCACGCCGACCGCGGCGCAGCCACCACACAACTGGTCATCGTCGTCCCCACGCTCCTGGTCCTCGCGATACTGGTCGTTCAGTTCGCGCTGGCCTGGCACGCCCGCCACATCGCTCAATACACAGCCGAACGGGCCCTGGCCGCCGCCCGGGTCCAGCACGGCAGCGCCGCGGCCGGCCAAACGCAAGCCCTACGCAGCCTGTCCCAGCTCGGCACCCACGTCCTCACCTCCCCCTCCGTCACGGTCCGCCGTACCTCCACCCAGGCCACCGTGCGCGTCCAGGGAAAGGTGATGCCCGTTCTGCCGGGCCTGCGTCTGACCGCGAGCGGGACAGCCTCCGGAGCCGTCGAACGGATCACGCTCCCGGCCGGAGAACACTCGTGA